The following are from one region of the Vibrio hyugaensis genome:
- the cas6f gene encoding type I-F CRISPR-associated endoribonuclease Cas6/Csy4, translating to MTKRYYFCIRYTPVQADYELLAGRCISQMHLFMVNNRQSINKIGVSFPDWSDVTVGQTIAFVAEDKEMMIGLSFQPYFSLMVNEGLFEISSVFEVPDNAIEVRFTRNQTIGKSFLGSKKRRIKRSMARAELSGVEPSLPATNEERVVDSFHRIPISSASSGEDYILFVQKELVSERGAANFNSYGLATNQERKGTVPELRV from the coding sequence ATGACGAAGCGTTACTACTTCTGTATACGTTATACCCCTGTTCAAGCCGACTATGAACTGTTAGCAGGGCGTTGTATCTCTCAAATGCACTTGTTTATGGTCAATAACCGACAATCCATCAATAAAATAGGCGTGAGTTTTCCCGACTGGAGTGATGTTACGGTTGGTCAAACCATCGCCTTTGTGGCTGAAGATAAAGAGATGATGATTGGACTCTCTTTTCAGCCCTATTTTTCTTTGATGGTAAATGAAGGTTTATTTGAGATCTCCAGTGTATTTGAGGTGCCAGATAATGCGATAGAGGTGAGGTTTACCCGCAATCAAACGATTGGGAAAAGTTTTCTGGGTTCCAAGAAACGAAGAATCAAACGTAGCATGGCGAGAGCCGAACTATCTGGTGTTGAACCATCGTTACCAGCCACTAATGAAGAGCGTGTCGTCGATAGCTTCCATCGAATACCAATCTCCAGCGCTTCATCTGGGGAAGATTATATTTTGTTTGTACAAAAAGAGCTTGTGAGTGAGCGCGGTGCAGCAAACTTTAATAGCTACGGTTTAGCCACCAATCAAGAAAGAAAAGGCACGGTACCAGAGTTACGTGTTTGA